A DNA window from Fuerstiella sp. contains the following coding sequences:
- a CDS encoding DUF1501 domain-containing protein has product MRERKTDRFTRQQTAVGRRQSLTEGLSLAGVALSAMLQRDGFARSAGHPVAAAGTPQFAPSAKRVIWLMMRGGVSHFESFDPKPKLARYAGKTISETPYADQIIHSPFSRNVREQQANNVIKTDQAKIWPMQVGYRKCGRSGAEVSDWWPHVRRYVDDIAIIRSMWTTDNNHGAQMQFLSGRHVLDGCFPTIGSWIRYGLSSLNDNLPQFISIGPTLHRQCFEGLGSAYLGPEHSGVRLKVDSEEPLPYARPELDVTPQEQAIGARLLGRLNRMVHEQQPDDIELSARIKSYELAFRMQKTVPDLMRSGQETQATQKMYGLDRDVTRPFGEQLLATRRLIEQGVRFVQVFHGEGSSGSWDAHHKLVEQHSNTSEQVDQPIAALLQDLKQRGLLSDTVVVWCTEFGRTPGVQGADGRDHHNYGFSVWMAGGGIKSGVIHGATDELGFHAVENRHYVTDIHATIYRLLGLNPRELDVPGRKRLEIDYGHPITDIIA; this is encoded by the coding sequence ATGCGGGAACGAAAAACTGACAGATTTACGAGGCAACAAACTGCTGTTGGCCGCCGTCAGTCTCTGACTGAAGGATTGAGCCTGGCAGGAGTCGCTCTGTCGGCCATGCTTCAGCGAGACGGGTTCGCCCGTTCAGCTGGTCATCCGGTTGCTGCAGCCGGAACTCCACAGTTTGCCCCCAGTGCAAAACGGGTCATCTGGCTTATGATGCGAGGAGGTGTCAGTCACTTCGAGAGCTTTGATCCCAAGCCGAAACTAGCCAGATACGCCGGAAAAACCATCAGTGAGACACCGTATGCCGATCAGATCATTCATTCACCGTTCAGTCGAAATGTTCGTGAGCAGCAGGCTAACAACGTCATCAAGACTGATCAGGCAAAGATCTGGCCAATGCAGGTCGGGTACCGTAAATGCGGCCGGAGTGGAGCCGAAGTCAGTGATTGGTGGCCTCATGTCCGACGTTATGTTGACGATATTGCCATCATCCGTTCAATGTGGACCACAGACAATAATCACGGTGCCCAGATGCAGTTCCTGTCCGGGCGTCACGTTCTGGATGGATGTTTTCCCACGATCGGATCCTGGATCCGATACGGACTCAGTTCACTGAATGACAACCTGCCGCAATTCATTTCAATCGGACCAACACTTCACCGCCAGTGTTTCGAGGGACTTGGTTCAGCTTATCTGGGCCCCGAGCATTCCGGCGTCCGGCTCAAAGTGGATTCAGAAGAACCACTTCCGTACGCAAGACCTGAACTCGACGTGACACCACAGGAACAGGCGATCGGTGCAAGGCTGCTGGGCAGGTTGAATCGGATGGTGCACGAACAGCAACCTGATGACATCGAACTGAGCGCCCGAATCAAGTCCTACGAACTGGCATTTCGAATGCAGAAAACCGTACCTGACCTGATGCGGTCCGGGCAGGAAACTCAGGCAACACAAAAGATGTATGGACTTGATCGGGACGTGACTCGTCCCTTTGGAGAACAACTGCTCGCAACTCGTCGCCTGATTGAACAGGGTGTTCGATTCGTTCAGGTATTTCACGGTGAGGGTTCCTCGGGATCTTGGGATGCACATCACAAACTCGTCGAGCAACATTCGAATACCAGTGAACAGGTCGATCAGCCGATCGCAGCATTACTTCAGGATCTGAAGCAGCGAGGTCTGCTAAGTGACACGGTCGTCGTATGGTGTACGGAATTTGGAAGAACGCCCGGCGTACAGGGTGCTGATGGCCGTGACCATCATAATTATGGGTTCTCAGTCTGGATGGCAGGTGGAGGAATCAAATCGGGAGTAATCCATGGCGCCACAGACGAACTCGGCTTCCATGCCGTTGAAAACCGTCACTACGTAACCGACATTCACGCGACCATCTACCGGTTGCTGGGGTTGAATCCTCGTGAACTGGACGTTCCCGGACGAAAACGACTTGAGATCGATTACGGACACCCGATCACTGACATCATCGCTTAA